A genomic window from Silene latifolia isolate original U9 population chromosome Y, ASM4854445v1, whole genome shotgun sequence includes:
- the LOC141632029 gene encoding uncharacterized protein LOC141632029 has protein sequence MNLENLGKLEKESRRGELVEADPEPERSFLRRKRELERARREEVLSTSDSSVIEETSIRETIIPVKMPNIVSHSEPTAYYIPKGFKLSTDEDGNTFDIRPSYINLVERNLYRGVPGEDPRKHMERFADYCSSISISKGVTQDKIKEVLFPFSLTDNAREWLTDLDREAAGITDWTTLALAFYNKYFPQQRTNALRAQITNFKQTGSENLFEAWCRFKKASPESQQTVHMLKKDDTNLCERCGELGHVAIDCFAEREQVFSFQQYRQGYNSGYIHPNLRWSSQNVLNPTPPPLQQAYLPPHKQSYQKPPQFPNPQQGSSSSGGISEVGELKSMIQALATQVPSYLKFMREVLTRKRTIDDVETVALTEGCSAHLQNRTPPKLADPGSFSIPCHIGVQLIDNALCDLGASVSVLTLSLAKRLGFTKFHCTNMTVQMADRTLSRPLGVLQDIPVQIGRFLIPVDFVVLDIPEDNHTPIILGRPFLHTAQAVIDVGMRTLTFNVGGEKLVFAKPATHRGSMRVLECHAIPAVGVVTPPMIESSSIPVIDDEPPRVVTLPATLTPPPRNESDKEDRAIVVTCT, from the exons GTCTCGTAGGGGTGAATTAGTTGAGGCTGATCCTGAACCCGAAAGATCCTTTTTACGCAGAAAGAGGGAGTTAGAAAGAGCTCGTCGggaggaagtcttgagtacttcCGACAGTTCGGTTATTGAGGAAACTTCTATTCGTGAGACTATTATTCCagtcaaaatgcctaatatcGTGAGTCATTCGGAACCTACTGCTTACTATATTCCGAAGGGTTTCAAATTGTCTACCGATGAGGACGGCAATACCTTCGACATTCGGCCATCCTACATCAATTTGGTCGAACGGAATTTGTATCGGGGGGTCCCGGGCGAGGATCCTAGGAAACATATGGAGAGATTTGCTGATTACTGTTCATCTATCTCTATATCCAAGGGAGTGacccaagacaagataaaggaagttctctttcctttctctctaaCCGATAATGCAAGAGAATGGTTGACGGACTTGGATAGAGAAGCCGCAGGTATCACGGATTGGACTACTTTAGCTCTGGCCTTCTATAATAAGTACTTTCCTCAGCAGAGGACCAATGCATTGAGGGCCCAGATTACTAATTTCAAGCAAACGGGTTCTGAAAATTTGTTTGAAGCATGGTGCCGCTTTAAGAAAGCT TCTCCAGAGAGTCAACAAACGGTTCACATGCTGAAGAAAGACGATACAAATCTTTGTGAGAGATGCGGTGAGCTGGGGCACGTTGCTATTGACTGTTTTGCTGAGAGGGAGCAAGTCTTTTCTTTCCAACAGTACCGTCAAGGGTATAATTCGGGTTATATCCATCCAAATCTGCGATGGTCGAGTCAAAATGTCCTTAATCCTACTCCTCCACCGCTGCAACAAGCTTATTTACCACCGCATAAGCAAAGTTATCAAAAGCCTCCGCAATTTCCAAATCCGCAGCAAGGAAGTTCTTCATCTGGAGGAATTTCAGAAGTGGGAGAGCTGAAATCCATGATTCAAGCTCTCGCCACACAA GTACCTtcatatttaaaatttatgcGAGAAGTATTAACGCGTAAAAGGACCATAGATGATGTTGAGACAGTAGCTCTGACGGAGGGGTGTTCTGCGCACCTCCAAAATAGGACCCCACCTAAGCTTGCCGACCCTGGTAGTTTTTCGATACCGTGTCACATTGGAGTTCAATTAATTGATAATGCGTTGTGTGATTTAGGAGCAAGTGTTAGCGTGTTAACCTTGTCTCTGGCCAAACGGTTAGGATTCACTAAATTCCATTGCACCAACATGACGGTCCAGATGGCTGATCGGACCTTGTCACGACCTTTAGGAGTGCTAcaagatattcctgtgcaaataggaagatTTCTTATTCCTGTTGATTTTGTCGTGTTAGACATACCCGAAGATAatcacaccccaattattttgggaagaccgttctTGCACACTGCGCAAGCGGTTATAGATGTCGGGATGCGCACTCTTACGTTTAATGTCGGTGGTGAGAAATTGGTTTTCGCTAAACCCGCTACTCATAGGGGTTCCATGCGTGTTTTGGAGTGTCATGCTATTCCTGCGGTTGGCGTTGTTACACCACCCATGATTGAGTCATCTTCCATCCCCGTTATTGATGATGAGCCCCCACGTGTTGTTACTCTACCTGCTACACTTACACCTCCGCCTCGGAATGAGAGCGATAAGGAGGACCGTGCTATTGTTGTTACTTGTACATAA